Proteins encoded together in one Acanthochromis polyacanthus isolate Apoly-LR-REF ecotype Palm Island chromosome 12, KAUST_Apoly_ChrSc, whole genome shotgun sequence window:
- the pitpnc1b gene encoding cytoplasmic phosphatidylinositol transfer protein 1b, with the protein MLVKEYRICMPLTVDEYRIGQLYMISKHSCEQSGGGEGVEVVRNEPDVHPQHGPGQLTEKRIYLSSKLPSWAKAFAPRFFYVTEKAWNFYPYTLTEYSVSFLPKFSIRIETRFENNNGNNDNVFGDSPTPSDSICFLDILSDPIPEKHYRESEDLSRWRSTKTGRGPLEDGWRDDQEPIMCSYKRVQCSFEIYGFQTRTEEFIHRNIRDILLVGHRQAVAWIDEWHGLSLEEVREYEQEMQEKTNSKVKSSHSSSGSQIASRPVFSRSISVTDERSLKKMGVTTATMSDQTDSLVPPCPVRLNSTPE; encoded by the exons ATGTTGGTGAAGGAGTACCGCATATGTATGCCGCTGACGGTGGACGAG TACCGGATCGGCCAGCTCTACATGATCAGTAAACACAGCTGTGAGCAGAGTGGAGGTGGAGAAGGAGTGGAGGTAGTGAGGAACGAGCCGGACGTTCATCCTCAGCATGGACCTGGACAGCTGACGGAGAAGAGGATCTACCTGAGCAg TAAACTGCCATCCTGGGCCAAAGCTTTCGCCCCGCGGTTCTTCTATGTGACAGAGAAAGCCTGGAACTTCTACCCTTACACCCTCACAG agtaCTCA GTTTCATTCCTGCCCAAGTTCAGCATCCGCATCGAGACCAGATTCGAGAACAACAACGGCAATAACGACAAC GTGTTTGGAGATTCTCCGACTCCGTCCGATAGCATTTGTTTCCTGGACATCCTGAGCGACCCGATTCCTGAGAAACACTACAGAGAGTCAgag GATCTGAGTCGCTGGCGGTCAACTAAAACGGGTCGAGGTCCTCTGGAGGACGGCTGGAGGGACGACCAGGAACCCATCATGTGCTCCTATAAGCGGGTCCAGTGCAGCTTTGAGATCTACGGCTTCCAGACCAGAACCGAGGAGTTCATCCACCGA AACATCCGTGACATCCTCCTGGTGGGTCACCGGCAGGCGGTCGCTTGGATCGACGAGTGGCACG GCCTGAGTCTGGAGGAGGTGAGGGAGTACGAGCAGGAGATGCAGGAGAAGACCAACAGCAAAGTCAAATCCAGCCACAGCAGCTCAG gTTCTCAGATCGCTTCTCGTCCTGTGTTCTCTCGTTCCATCTCGGTGACGGACGAACGTTCTCTGAAGAAGATGGGTGTCACCACGGCGACCATGTCAGACCAGACGGATTCCTTGGTGCCTCCGTGTCCCGTTCGACTCAACTCAACCCCGGAGTGA